The following coding sequences lie in one Frigoribacterium sp. SL97 genomic window:
- a CDS encoding gamma-glutamyl-gamma-aminobutyrate hydrolase family protein: MSNSPAPRLLNLLLLDVTDEARDDPAFERELDALSTSVVAAAEQVGFTVRRVPANRLGDVHAALAEADAVLVTGGEDVDPSHYGGPLDHPGRGQTFADADRVQIEVVRGSVEARLPLVGICRGMQVVDVALGGDLVQHLEHPGHVNPDDVSDSMVDHPVRLADDSTLASMLGTTSLVVRSSHHQAVGRLGEGLRAVAWADDGTVEAVEHVTAPVWCVQWHPEDRGATGTVLTDLLVAARDAALVRREDV, from the coding sequence ATGAGCAACTCGCCCGCACCGCGCCTCCTGAACCTGTTGCTCCTCGACGTCACCGACGAGGCCCGCGACGACCCCGCGTTCGAGCGAGAGCTCGACGCCCTGTCCACCTCGGTGGTCGCCGCCGCCGAGCAGGTCGGGTTCACGGTGCGCCGGGTGCCGGCCAACCGGCTCGGCGACGTGCACGCCGCCCTCGCCGAGGCGGACGCGGTGCTCGTCACCGGTGGCGAGGACGTCGACCCGAGCCACTACGGCGGTCCCCTCGACCACCCGGGGCGGGGCCAGACCTTCGCCGACGCCGACCGGGTGCAGATCGAGGTGGTGCGCGGGTCCGTGGAGGCGCGGCTGCCGCTGGTCGGCATCTGTCGCGGCATGCAGGTGGTCGACGTCGCCCTCGGCGGCGACCTCGTGCAGCACCTCGAACACCCCGGCCACGTGAACCCGGACGACGTCTCGGACAGCATGGTCGACCACCCGGTCCGCCTCGCCGACGACAGCACCCTCGCCTCGATGCTCGGCACGACGTCGCTGGTCGTGCGCAGCTCGCACCACCAGGCGGTGGGACGCCTGGGCGAGGGGCTGCGCGCGGTGGCCTGGGCCGACGACGGCACGGTCGAGGCCGTCGAGCACGTCACGGCTCCGGTGTGGTGCGTGCAATGGCACCCCGAGGACCGCGGGGCCACCGGCACGGTGCTGACCGACCTGCTCGTCGCGGCGCGCGACGCCGCCCTGGTTCGTCGAGAGGACGTTTGA